A single region of the Musa acuminata AAA Group cultivar baxijiao chromosome BXJ1-11, Cavendish_Baxijiao_AAA, whole genome shotgun sequence genome encodes:
- the LOC135597416 gene encoding ribosomal RNA-processing protein 14-C-like yields the protein MKRKVGRQEMSSASVVAVGSSIDGGVDLKTLIHGHSLFFDRLVELIPARFYLPVDDDKPWFQGLSKAAKAAVKAESRDNLKEARRVRLDPAQSSTTLDLLKRSIEAEKSAADTSDDEEDDEGEEDEDEDEDEIGSESMTEVENPVPVISDNRSVTYEELRQRLHRRIEELRSGRNTRPLLIKNRPDKREKKKNRNKKKNKEEDASTSQGKRKRDENETREKGKKKKSEKAERHRGDAVAPDISFGQVKIGGEDEHRSKRRKLSKLQELERAKKLQDSKKDPEKGLMVSKKHSWKAAVSRAAGMKVHDDPKLLKESMKKEKKRQQKHAEKWEERIKNTENIRAEKQKTRAENIKERIKQKKMRRIEKREKKLMRPGFEGRKEGYINE from the coding sequence ATGAAGAGAAAGGTCGGCCGCCAAGAGATGTCGTCGGCGTCAGTGGTCGCCGTCGGATCCTCCATTGACGGCGGCGTCGATCTGAAAACCCTAATTCACGGTCATTCTCTCTTCTTCGACCGCCTTGTGGAGCTCATCCCTGCCCGTTTCTACCTCCCCGTGGATGACGACAAGCCCTGGTTCCAGGGCCTATCCAAGGCTGCTAAGGCCGCCGTTAAGGCCGAGTCCCGCGACAACCTCAAGGAGGCCCGCCGCGTACGACTCGACCCTGCCCAGTCCTCCACTACCCTCGATCTCCTCAAGAGGAGCATCGAGGCCGAGAAATCGGCTGCTGATACTAGCGACGACGAGGAGGATGACGAGGgcgaggaggacgaggacgaggatgAGGATGAGATCGGAAGCGAGAGCATGACCGAGGTCGAGAATCCCGTTCCCGTGATCTCCGACAACCGATCCGTCACGTACGAGGAGCTCCGGCAGCGGCTTCACCGCCGGATCGAGGAGCTCAGGTCCGGCAGGAACACTCGGCCTCTTTTAATCAAGAACAGGCCTgataagagggagaagaagaagaaccgaaataagaagaagaacaaggaagAGGATGCTTCCACTTCCCAGGGAAAACGAAAGAGAGACGAGAATGAGAccagggagaaggggaagaagaagaagagtgagaAGGCAGAGAGACACAGAGGAGATGCTGTCGCTCCCGATATCTCCTTTGGGCAGGTCAAGATTGGTGGTGAGGATGAGCATAGGAGCAAAAGGAGGAAGCTTTCTAAGCTGCAGGAGTTGGAGAGGGCGAAGAAGCTGCAGGACtcaaagaaggatccagagaaggGGCTGATGGTCTCCAAGAAGCATTCTTGGAAGGCTGCTGTAAGCAGAGCTGCAGGCATGAAGGTACACGATGACCCAAAACTGTTGAAGGAGagcatgaagaaggagaagaagaggcagCAGAAACATGCTGAGAAGTGGGAAGAGAGGATCAAGAACACTGAAAATATTAGAGCAGAGAAGCAGAAGACGAGGGCAGAGAATATAAAAGAGAGAATCAAGCAGAAAAAGATGAGGCGGATCGAGAAGAGGGAGAAAAAGCTAATGCGCCCAGGGTTTGAGGGGCGCAAAGAAGGATATATCAATGAATGA